The Fusarium poae strain DAOMC 252244 chromosome 2, whole genome shotgun sequence nucleotide sequence TTTCAGTGTGACCTTTCCTCCGCAGTTATGGAAAGGACGTGTCAAACCCCAGACGACTGAAAAATACGCCAAACTTAATTTCAGCTACCCAAAGTTGCTGGAGACGCTAACCCCCGCATTGCAACACGAACCACAACCTCGGCTTCTAAATTTGGGGTTAGTCTGGGGTTCCAGAGTTAATCTCGCTTCAGGCCTGCATCCAACCTCTTCCTGTCTCGCACCAAAACACGATAACCATTCTCTCATCCGGCAATGACAGAACTCGTCGGCAATTGGCTCCACTTCAGTCCTCAACCGCTTAAACGAAAGCGCGCCGAAGTTGTTTGTTTCTATTGCCATTCAAAGAAGATCAAGTGTGATTTGCAGGTCTGTCTCCCTTGTCATGTCAGCCGGGTTGTGAGCTGACAGTTTGCAAGAGCCGGACGTCGCAAGGGCAAGCGAAATGCTCCAACTGCGATAACCAAGATCAAGATTGTCATCTTCGGCCGTCGAGAAGGGGCAAACAGCGCCCGAGAGCGTCTACACAGGCTGAGTGTGGAACTGAAAGCGACACTATTGTCGCCGCAGGTAAGTAACTCTTGAACATCACTGGGACTGTAGTAACAGTAAGATTCAAGGCGACGATGCGGGAGAGAATGACCCAGAGCCACCCAATCCGACAGAAATCGATTTTGATGATAACGTAATTGACCCAGGCATAGGTGATACGCCAGCACATCTGCATACGACACCAATTCAGGTCGCGTTCAACATACCATCGGCTGAGCATGCACCAGATATTACGATTGACCATCTGACCAAGTCAAGTacatcgccgacagaaggtgCTGGCCGCAGTCATGCAGGAGACGTTGATACAGGATTCCTTCAGATCTACGGACCGGAGAATCAACTCGAAGCAGAACAGCAAGAACTTGTCGCGAATCTCGAGCTTCGCAATCCAGCATCAGATCCTCGACAACAAGAGCTGCAACAGAGCTTTTCAGAAACATATTTCGAGTACTGCTATCCATGGTGTCCTGTACTCGACCATGACACGCTCGACTCTGAACTTGCGCGGTCACCCATACTTGCGAATGCACTTGCGCTCGCCGCGAGCCACATTCAACCACCGTTGATACCCCACCAAGGGCCAGCCGCTTACTACGAAAAAGCGAGGATGATGTTTTATATGGATGAAGAGCCGGATATACTTACATCTCTCAAGGCTGTCTCTTTGTTCTACTGGTGGGCACCTCGGTCACCTTCGACAGCACATCGACATGCAAGCTGGTGGTGGACCTCTGTCATAATACGGCATGCACAGCAGATGAACATCCACCGTGAGCCGAAACAAGATGGCGCGGCTTCGAGTGCGCTTCACCTGAGTTTGCGGCGACGATTATGGTGGACTGTCTTTGTAAGTTCCAACGGGTTTCGTGTTGAAGGATGTTGCTGACTAGTCTTTAGGCACGAGAGCGATTGACGTCGCTTTGCCAAAGCAAACCCTGCATCATTTGCCCCGAGGATATGACGATACAAGAAGTGCAACCGTCAGATTTCCCAAGCAATCCAGCATCACAGAAAAAAGGTCGGATATTCATGTACTGGGTCCGTCTTTGCGCTATAATGGGTAAAGTGTCCAAGGCACTATCAAAGTCAGTAGACTCGTCCTCGGAGGCACCAACATTCCCCACTGAGCTTAGACAAGAGCTTGTCTCGTGGGTTCAGTCTTTACCGCCAGACCTTCAACTACCAATAGGCTCAAGTCGAACGGAAGGATTCGATCGAGATGTTCATCAATTGCATCTCCCGTACTTGACAACAATCATTGTGATGCACTTACAGAGAACAACACCAGACTTACCGCAAGCTTTACCGCCCGCTATCTTGGCTGCTTCATGCATCGCAAGAATTCTGAGAGATATATTGTCACGTGGCAACGCTCGTTTTCTCATGGCAATTACTTGCTGGTACTGCGGTACTGCCTTCATCGCGTTACTACAAGCAAGTCGAATCAAGCAGTTTTcccaagaagcaaaagaCGGATTAGACATTCTGGACCAAGCAGTCGGACAGCTTCAGCAAATGTGGGCTTCTGCTAATGTAATCAGACAAGGCTTTGAACGATTGCGCGCTCTACCTCGGAGTATGATGCATGCTGGCAAGGGTAGAGTGACGGCTTCCAATGGCGGGCCATCGAATGACTTTGACTGGAAGCTTTTGTTTCCGTTTGTTACTAGATCTACAAGTCTTATTGCGGATTGTCTGCTTGCTGATGATGAGTTTGGGACAACGGCGACGGCGCTACCGTCACCGGAGAATGCTGTTTTTCATGAAGATCTGCTCAATCGATATCATGATTTACTTGAGCCGTTTGTTGATTATAATTTTGACTTTTCAAACATTAATCTTCATAtcctatagtaatataatgGTATTTGAGTAATTACATATTGCCGTATCGAAAATTAATGTTCAATTGTCGTGCTACTGTGTTGACGAGGGACGCTACTACAACTTTTGGTTACCGATACATAGAAATCAAACTCCATTCTGAAATCTAAAAGAAAAATTTACAATTGAAGATATCAAGCTATCCGATTGCGAAACTCTACAAATGGTGTTTTACTCCCCAATCAAGCCTCAGCACCGAAGAGTCTCTGCCTTCTCAACGTACCACGACAAATCGCTGTCAGGATCCATCTCAAACTCCGTGAACCCATTGCCCATGAATCTAAACGGATTCGCCGTGTTATACTCGATCTCAAAGTCCTCTGCACGAACATCCCCAAGCATTCGATTAAACAAATGAGCACTTCCACCAAACAGCGCCGTAACACGTCCATCAACCTTGCCTCGCTTATACCAGCTTGTACAACCACCACTCCACACAAGAGTCTTGTGGACTTGATCGCAGTACTTGATAAAGGCGTCgaccttttccttcttggggACGACGTACTTGATGTCTTCAGTTGACATCTTCTTGATCCACTTGACGAAGTAGTCGCCTGTCCAGTTGAGGGACTCGACGAGGGAGCCATGCCCACCTAGGCAGTTAGGTCCCATCATCATGAAGTAGTTTGGCATGGAGGGGACGGCGACGGAGATGTAGGCTTCGGGATCCTCCTTCCATTGCTCGCGGAGATCAATGTTGTTCAAGCCGATAATGGGGTAGTGAGGACGGAAAGAGACGTCGAAGCCAGTGGCATATACGACTGACAATTGTTATTATGCACTAGTGATTGAAGAGGAGCGGTACTACTTACTGACGTCGACCTCATGCTCCTTACCATCAGCAGTCTTGAGACCCTTCTTTGTAACCTGTGTAATGGCACTATCCGTCAAATGGCAGTTCGGCCGCAAGAATGACTCGAGATATCCAGGACCAGGCGTTATACGACGACAACCCAACTCCCATTTCGGAATAAGCTTAGAACACAGCACAGGATCATGACCAAGCTTCTCAGCCATCTGCTCAGCAGCCATCTTCATACCCCGCTCATTATTCTCGCCCTTTCGGAAGATGTAGAAGGACTTATTTGTCCGCGAGATAATACCCTTGCGGTGTTGAAGGTGGAGCTCTGGATCTTGAAACCGAGCCTTGTCTTGCTCTGAGTAGCGAGGGTTGGGGTCATCGTCCTCTCTTCCGAGATGCTTTGAGGGTGGTGCCCTGTAATAAACCCATGCTGGACCACGGACGAAATTTGTGACTTGTGTACCGGGCAATTTTGCCATTTGCGGAACGATCTGAATTCCCGATGAGCCGTTGCCAATGACAGCGATGCGCTTATTGGAGTAGTCGTAGGAATGATCCCAACTGGCTGAGTGAGTGGTGTGGCCTTCAAAGTCCTTCAGGCCAGGGATCTTGGGCCATGATTCGTGACTGAGCAATTAGTAATTGTGTTTCAGGGATATTTGAGTTGACACTTACACAAGAACTCCTTGCGCCGAGATCAATACGTGACAAAACTCTTCCCGCTGAGTACTATCGTGCTCGACTGTAACCTTCCATTGACCAAGATCATCAAGCCACTCAGCGCCGATAACTCGAGTGTTGAGTTGCAAGTCACGGTCAAGATTCCACTTCTTGACTGTCTCTTTCATATACGACAAGATATCACCACCGCTAGCATAAAATCTCTCCCAATTAGGATTGGGGTCAAAAGGGAATGCCTAATATTGTCAATACAAGTTGCGATCATGGAAGGATAAACATACGTAAATGTGACTTGGCACATCACACTGAACACCAGGATAATTATTTGCCAGCCATGTGCCGCCAATATCATTGCGAGCCTCAAAGATAGTATGATCAACGATATCTTCCATCTCGGGGAACCGATGTTGGAATTTGTGCGCCATCAGCAGACCAGAGAATCCCGCGCCAATTGTAAAGACTTTGATCTTTCGTGGTGTGTAGGCATATTCATTGCTCAGTGTAAACGGATCTGTCGCAGACCCGTTTGCATGGCCGTTGCTGAGTCCGTTTTTAATGTCATCTAGCTTTGCAACAAGTTCTGGGAGCTCAGTTGCTGGCATTGAAGACAAGTCCTCAGCGGACTGAGCCTTGGTCTCTGGTGACTCAAAGGAAGGCATTGtcgttgatgttgattcGGTTAAGCTTCAACTTTGATctagatgatgacgaggttgGAGCGATAGTAGGGTTAATATTGTTGTTGTACGTTAGTTCAAAGTGCTGTTAAAGTACTCAGGATGCTTAACAATAGATGAAATAAATGCTGACATTGTGTTAGCCCATCAGCTCTACCTGTACTAGGTCGGCAAAGCCTTAATCAGGCCATCGCTTCTGCATATCGTGGGCCATTAGTGTTGATTGCCGAAGTCGTCTACCTCTTTGCCAAGCATGTTCGGCAATATTGTTGCTGTTTACTGATGATGGCTATCCCGAAACGGTATTGCCGACTGTAAGTGACCAGCTGATACTGAATGCGGGGCTGAAGCGATATCGCACAATGATCCTAACCGGCCAAGTTACACAACACTGCAACAGTATCTTTGTACTTAGAGGGACCGaggtattaattaaatcttatcaATTTCGGTTGAAGTTTATCTGGTTGACTTAAACTTGTAGTCTATCTTGTTGCTCCACaaagccaccaccaccgactACACCCCAAACCCATCACCAAGCTCGCCTTCACACAATGGCTGTCAATCGCTATGCCTACAATGGCCCAATTGACCATACCATTGCACCACAACTTGAAAATATTCGAGGCAAGTCGGTAATTATCACTGGAGGCGCCAATGGCATGGGTGAAGCATTTGTGCGAGACTTTGTCGCTGCTGGTGCCTGGGTGACATTCGGCGACGTCAACGAAGAGCGCGGCAGAATAGTTGAAACCGAGCTCAACGCCGACGGCCAAAAATGTGTATTCATCAAGTGCGATATCAGAGACTGGGATCAGCAACAGGCCATGTTTGAAAAGGCGAAAAGCCAGAGCCCAAGTAATtctgttgatgttgtcattGCAAACGCTGGCATTTCCCGAAGTTCTGGGGACAGTTTGTGGAATCTCAGTGGTAAGCGCTCACGGAACCCTTGCAAGTAGAGCAAAAGGCCCATGTAACTGACGGAGCAGACCCCGATGGTGAACCGATCAAACCCGACTTGAACATTGTTCGTGTCAACATTGACGGCACATTTTACACCTGGAAACTTGCGGTTCATTATTTCCGCCAGCAGCCAGTAACAGAAGAGCGTGATCGCTGTTTTATAATCACAGGTTCGATGGTAGCTTGGATTGACAGTCCAGTGAGTTTCCGACCAGGCCTTCAGAtgcgcatcaacaacaaccagaTTTGGAAGCTAACTGATATATCGCAGGGTAACTGGGAATATACTGCAACGAAATATGCTCTTCGAGGTTTCATGAGAACAGTCCGAAGATCAAGCCACGAACAGTCTATCCGCATAAACTACGTCGCACCCTGCTGGATCAAGAGCGCTATCCGAACAGCCGAATACGAAAAGTGGCTTGTAGACCGTGGTGTGGAGTTTGGTGAACAGAAGGATGTTTCGAGCTGCATGTTGAGAATTGCTACTGACAGGAGCATCAATGGTGAGTATGGGAGATTGAAGTACTTTATTGAGATACTAATAGCCATGGCAGGTCGTTCATTGATGATTACGCCTCGTTCTATTGCAAAGGAGGGTTTTGTTGATATTGATAGAGAGGATTATAAGGACACTCCAGAAGACGAGTATCTGAAGAAAGTACAAATGTCACAACTGGTGATTATTGAGGACAAATGGTTGGATTCATTTAAAGTTCGggtatataaagaataggTGTTATGGTAGATATATTGTCAATATATATAGTTGACCAAAGCAATAATTGTTATGTTTTCGAAATGAAGGATCCCCAGACTTGCGTTTCTTTAAACATCTTCTGTTTTGAAACAATTCACAAGGTGCCACCATATCAAGCTTAAAGCCGCAAGCATGCTAATTGGATATTTCGTTAGAATATTCATTCTCCAAGACCGCAATAGCTTCATCACGCCATCGCCTCCAAGAGTCCTCGTTCGAGAGCGGCTCGGGCCATGTGCCAGATCTGGAGTGCCCATATCGAGGGTAAGTCTTCTGTTCCAGAATCCTTTTCATAGATACCCAAGCCTGATCAAATGATTTATACCACCAGTCAAGTGTGCAGTCAATATACCACGTTGACCCTCCTGCGTCTGCCACATGAGCACAATCCCTCATCAAGTCGACATACCGGTCCCTGGCATTTTCTAACGTGTTTTGCTGTCTTAAAGTGGTGATTATCGGTGGCACCTCGTGATTCGTAACTCCATCGGTCTTGGGATTTAATTTAGCACCAACACGACAGAGAAATTTCACTCTCTGTAGATCATAAACAAATACAATCGCATAATACAATGGCCAATCTGGCAATCCTAAAGAAggaatatttaatatatctttatataaaatagttaattattaattattatttaatatttaaaaggtaataaaaaagggtattatatagataaaaataagtttctttttaataagaattcttagaaataattaattatttaatataattattataaatatagttaattatataaaaaataaaaaataaatttaagaaaagattttttttattaaataatttttaaaatataaatcttaaagtatatatataaaattaatttataaaataatataatttttaaatttaaatattaatataaatcttatttaaaaatatatattataatttataaaattaaaattataataattattataaaagtttttattttttttaaaaattaattattaaatgtcacagctcgaagtcagaccaacctaccctagagccacaagtggatcagatcacgtggcgatagcgttatcgccgtaaccttagttagaccgccagtcagatcctgaacgtagctccttgagctacgtcttgttaatagagcctgacctgcctgcagtgcctatccgtagcaatagaacctattacgcccgaagcgttccctgtccacccgtaccgccggactcagcccgtgacactacgtagctcctaccGTTTGGACGCCGAACGCAATGACCGCTAGACCGCTTCCTCCGTTCCTGCCAGATGGCGCAGACTCCTTCCGAGCCCACGCCcccgagcatctcgacgACTGGTTCGAGTACTTCAAAAGTGTCTACacctacgccgaggaagcccagaaccgtatctCTCACCTCGAGGACCAGCTCCAAGCCGACCAAGAGAAAATCCAGGATCGAGAGCATACCCTCCAGCGGATCGCTAAAGAGCGCGACGCTGTACAAATCCAACTCGAATATGTTGAGCAACAGACCAAGAGAaccttgaaagagaaagatgacgcCCTCTTTGAAGCCCGCCTGGCCGAACGGCGTGCCCTCGacgccacccgacctaccgtacctactatccgtgaacccccgagactagcgctcccgctgagcttcgtgtagcgactcctatgggaacgactcctccgccttcttcccgatctaccgaatcaaccagtcttaccgaacgattacccgaccctgacaagtttgagggcgaacggagcgacctacgccgtttcgtctcccagatacactcaaaactaaaagctaaccacgaccgattcccgacacgcctcgcccgaatgtcctatgtaactggccgtcttaagggacgcgcctatgcacaagtcctaccgcacattaaagctggtgaatgccaactccccgactaccaggatattatcgatctactagaacgcgcttttggagacccgaaccggatcaataatgcccgcgccgaattattccgccttcgccagactcacaaggatttcagcaccttcttcgccgagttccaacgcctcgcgctggaaggagaaatgtcagaagaggccctccctaccctgttggaacaagctgtctcccgagaactacgcggaatgcttatacacaacccaccgcctagctataaatatcacgacctagccaccttcctacaagaattggaaaaccgacgacgccgcttcgcagcggagccacagcctgcgtcacgaaagacgaatatgccgctgaaggagtacccccagacactccgaaagaagtccccatcgcctcgtagagggagaagcccccccgaaaaccgccaaccagccggagaacctatggacctcagcaatcagcgccgctataaccgccctaaccaacgacgggagaacaaccagtgcttccgttgcggttcagccaaccactacctccgcgactgtcccgaacctgacacacgtccaaccaggctccgtcaagccaccttcgcttatagccccaaccgcaccagccagcccccgtctccacactcgcctacatccagccgcgccagttcccgccgatctagacactcccgaggacgccaggaaaacggggtgagcctgtcttaagtcggcgccaggctcccctccccgcacctactgtaccgaagattaaactgtccgccgcctccgttcatggaatcccgattgagaacgagaacaaccaacgttcgaacctgatgatactgcctgccagcctcaatgtggccggaagagaaccaattccgtcttacgctatgaccgatagcggagcggaaggaaaagggtttatcgacgagagctgggctaagtcccagaacctgaagtttagacccctgaagagaaccttcgagattgaagtgttcgacgggcgacctgccgagagcgggaaggtcgcctactacgtccgcgccggactccgcattgccgatcacgagcagaagagcatgatcttctacgtgacccagctagccagctaccctattgtcctgggaatgccttggctaaagcaacacgacccgcaggtgggcttcgcggcccacacgttcacatttaacagcccgtactgccagaaattctgcaacaccccaaccaagcctacaaggattaaggctttacagaccgtcccgaagaagttcatgcgccagatgaaagggagtatcccaccagccttggagggaaaggatatcctcccggtttccctgcgaaccgcccgaatatacagccagaaggaccgttaccgcctcttcaccgtcaccctgaagcaactggactacctgcttaagcctgagccagaggcattcgtgctgccggaagaacttcgagagttccaggacgttttctcgcctaaggaggcagagaagctaccaccgcaccgatctggagaccaccacatcgagctaaccccaggaggaaaactgccgtttggacccttgtatggaatgtcccggaacgaactgacagccctacgagagtggctagacgagaatctgcgtaaaggattcatccgcccaagctcgtcgcctgtagcctccccggtactattcgtcaagaaacccggcggtggtctacgcttctgcgtggactaccgagccctgaataatattacggttaaggaccgctacccgctcccccctgatcaaagaatccctgaataacctgtctggtatgaaatacttctcccgtattgacatcgtatcggccttcaataatctgcgtatcaaggaaggccaggagtacct carries:
- a CDS encoding hypothetical protein (TransMembrane:1 (o510-527i)) — its product is MTELVGNWLHFSPQPLKRKRAEVVCFYCHSKKIKCDLQSRTSQGQAKCSNCDNQDQDCHLRPSRRGKQRPRASTQAECGTESDTIVAAGDDAGENDPEPPNPTEIDFDDNVIDPGIGDTPAHLHTTPIQVAFNIPSAEHAPDITIDHLTKSSTSPTEGAGRSHAGDVDTGFLQIYGPENQLEAEQQELVANLELRNPASDPRQQELQQSFSETYFEYCYPWCPVLDHDTLDSELARSPILANALALAASHIQPPLIPHQGPAAYYEKARMMFYMDEEPDILTSLKAVSLFYWWAPRSPSTAHRHASWWWTSVIIRHAQQMNIHREPKQDGAASSALHLSLRRRLWWTVFARERLTSLCQSKPCIICPEDMTIQEVQPSDFPSNPASQKKGRIFMYWVRLCAIMGKVSKALSKSVDSSSEAPTFPTELRQELVSWVQSLPPDLQLPIGSSRTEGFDRDVHQLHLPYLTTIIVMHLQRTTPDLPQALPPAILAASCIARILRDILSRGNARFLMAITCWYCGTAFIALLQASRIKQFSQEAKDGLDILDQAVGQLQQMWASANVIRQGFERLRALPRSMMHAGKGRVTASNGGPSNDFDWKLLFPFVTRSTSLIADCLLADDEFGTTATALPSPENAVFHEDLLNRYHDLLEPFVDYNFDFSNINLHIL